The window TTCCGCTAGCCGTACGAGCAAGGTGTAGGAGGGCTGGCATGTCGTACGAAGCTTTCGAAGCCGAGGCACAAaaggagctcaaggcggAACTCGCCAAGTTGCTCCGCAAGCACAATGCATCACCTCTGCCGGCTTTCCTCGGTCCGGCCGTGGTCACCATTCCGGTGTTCCTGCTCATGACTGCGCTGCTTCGACAGTGCGCCCTGGATCCAACTTCACCATTGAGCTCAGAAGTGCTACCGTGGTGGTCGCCCTCGCCCGAGCTCGCGCAGCAGTTCAAGGCGAGTACAGCGATCCTAGCCGACCGCGGCTTCGACGAAGCGGCCATTGCAAAGCTGAGAGGCACCATGGGCGGACCCACTCTTGTCGACAGAGATTCCACCATGATTGGTCCGCTGAGCTTCGGAATGTTGACGCTCGCCAACACCGAGTTGAACAGCTGGAGCAGGAGAAGCATCGCCAAGATCAGAGTAATTACATCAGGCGGTGGCTCGGACGCAGCTGCAAGAACGGCGGACAAGTTGTTGAACCACAAATCTGGAGGAGCGCGATCACAGGTCAAGCCGGAAGACGATGAACCGCCGAGAGCTAGGATCATGACGAATGCTTTGCGAATCATGGCCATCGCTTTCATCCCCATTGCTTGCCAGGCGCCGAGTATACTGGTCATCTACTGGCTCTCGTCAGGTATTTACACTTTGCTTCAGAACTCGATCCTCGCCGTACTAGACCGTCAATCCGAAGTCATCAAGGCGGcgcgcaagcagcaactTCTGCGACAGCCAcaataatcacgaattcacaCCTTTGCCCCTCGCTGCGATCCTTGAATGCACATGATGCAATCTCATAATACGCATTCACCAGGCTACGAGCATAGGCATGACCTTGATTGCAATAAATATgctagtcacgagtgtagTGTACAGATGAGAACGAATGCAGAGCCAGGTTTGAATTACTTCTCGCCAGGCCTTCTCACACCGCGCACACGGATCCTTTCAGACGTCTGCACCCTTGCGCCCCATCTGTGATTCAAGCCCAACGAAATGCAAACTTTGAGTCGTCAGCAATCTGTTGATCACAACTCTGCCTGAAACAACATGTCAACTTACCCTCGAACCTTTTTCTTCGGCTTTgcatcaatcacaaatacGTCTGGGTTGGCACCTTGTCGGAACTTTTCTCTCGCCCACAGGAAGAATCGCCTATCCTTTGTTGTTAtgcctgctgctttgaGCTGGTTCGAACGGATGGTGAAGATGTTGGACCATTGCTCGCCAATGGCAGATGTGAGTGACGAGTTCGAGGCGAGATCGCGACGTGGGCGGGAGATGGAGCTGAGGAACGAGGCTGGATCCGacactgcagctgcagagccCGCATGAGTACACGAGGGTCCCAAAGAAGCGAGTCAGTAAAGTCAGGTCATACATGTAGGGTGTAGCTGCAGAGATGGACAAGAAGGCTGCTTACCTTGAGGTTTTGGGATCGCCCTACGTGGcggtgcggctgctgctgcggttgTAGTCAATGTTCGTGAGCAGGAAGCCCTTCCGCAGGCGGATATGCCTGTTGCAAATCGTGTCAACATCTTTGTGATGATCGTGTGCATACACTTCTGCGACGGAGTGTCGATGTTGACGGCGGTAGGTTCAAGAGCGAAGTTGCAGGATCGTGTGAGAGAGGCGttgcaaatcgtgaatcacaaatcgcaaatcacgaatcccgaataatcgtgaatcgccTCGGAACTTGCTCTCTTCCTGCTTTTTTCCTCACGCCTCGGtgccagtcacgagtggtcATAGAAAAATTGCAACGTTTTGGACGCTCTAAATTTGTTTGAAACCACGGTCTTACACCTAAAATGAATTTTCACGTTTTCCTTCTCTACAACTTAGGCGTGagggattcgtgattattcatgatttcatcaacgtgattcgtgaaaAACGCTGCAAGCGCTCACTCTTTcactattcacgatatgttcattcacgattccttCCAGCTTGCTCACACGCCAAATATCAGCGGCAACGCAAACTCAGACCAAGTGCACACAAGTAAGAAGGGGCAAAGAAACAATGAAACGAAAAGTTCGATGCGAATGCGATGGACAAGACGGAACACGAAAGGTCAATACGGCACGACGGATCTGAGCTACCAGACGGGATCAAGTGTTGCgatcatcgtcgagcatcaCGTCGCCCTGATACGAGCTGAATGATAGCAGAAACGGAGCATGTTCAATAACGATCGACGCCACCCTTTTGATGACGGGCATGCAAGCCGCTTCGGTGGAGCACTTGGTTGTGACTGGAAGCCACATCGCGTTCGGTCTGGGACGCATTCTGTCGTCTTTGAAACATGTCGTTCATCGGGGCGGTCGAGCCGGGCAGCACGCTCTCTGCATCGACAGGCTGCTCGCCGATCTTTCCGTTGCCCACCATGACCATCTTTCCTTGACTCGGAACGCCATCGACTACAACGAACGCGAGCGCAGGACCGGGAGCAAACAGGTTCGGATTGGGTGGAAGCTGCGCTACGTAGAGCTTGCTGCCCCGATGTGtcgacttgagctcgatcaTGCGTTGACCCATATTCATGCCATGCGTGGAAAATCCAGTTCGAATCAGGACCACCTTGGCCTTCTGCGCCTGTGCTGCAGAACTGAGCCTGATGGTAAAGCCTTGACCGCCGTACGAGAAAGAGCTAGGGAGACCGTCGTTCGAGGGCCGAGGCTGATCGTAGAAGTCTGGGTACCATCGTTCAATGCGGTATTCCGTCTTCCACTTGACATGGTGGTTGACGTCAGCATTAGG of the Mycosarcoma maydis chromosome 2, whole genome shotgun sequence genome contains:
- a CDS encoding uncharacterized protein (related to COX18 - mitochondrial inner membrane protein required for membrane insertion of C-terminus of Cox2p), which produces MASARVFRVAVTGIRTRATVLPTASPSWSRSSLPQRLAPRNHRGFASSTGAFSAVSSTTSISAGNAAASTATIATADATSTSTQAVADLSIVQGGFEFLQPWVPTINSLADTMHLSGPYAHALSIFILAFAVRTAITLPMTLWQRGKTRKLTEKVLPEWEIMKQRIPLAVRARCRRAGMSYEAFEAEAQKELKAELAKLLRKHNASPLPAFLGPAVVTIPVFLLMTALLRQCALDPTSPLSSEVLPWWSPSPELAQQFKASTAILADRGFDEAAIAKLRGTMGGPTLVDRDSTMIGPLSFGMLTLANTELNSWSRRSIAKIRVITSGGGSDAAARTADKLLNHKSGGARSQVKPEDDEPPRARIMTNALRIMAIAFIPIACQAPSILVIYWLSSGIYTLLQNSILAVLDRQSEVIKAARKQQLLRQPQ
- a CDS encoding mitochondrial 37S ribosomal protein mS41, which codes for MLTRFATGISACGRASCSRTLTTTAAAAAPPRRAIPKPQAAVSDPASFLSSISRPRRDLASNSSLTSAIGEQWSNIFTIRSNQLKAAGITTKDRRFFLWAREKFRQGANPDVFVIDAKPKKKVRGWGARVQTSERIRVRGVRRPGEK